The Lycium ferocissimum isolate CSIRO_LF1 unplaced genomic scaffold, AGI_CSIRO_Lferr_CH_V1 ctg5611, whole genome shotgun sequence region GGACAGTAGAAATCTGGTCAAGtgaaaaaaccaattttgatttttctatCATATGGATATACCTGAATTCCAAGAGAGCAAGCTGAACAGATTCTCCTATGCGATCTTTTGTTAACGTGCCTGAAATACTAAGCTGGCCACCACTTGGTGTAGAGTTCACAGATACTAACAGAAAGTTAGCTAGGACTTGTTGCAGCCTCAGACTATCTCCGTATAAAGTTTCATTGAGAAGATCTTCAACCATGTCATTCACGATCATTATATTCTTTCCATTGCTCTTCATCATGACTTGACTAATAGATGCTACCAATACTTCATGCAGCTTAAACTCGAGCATCTCCAGATCCAAATAACTGGTAAAAGATTAGAGGAAGAGAAAAAGTATTACAATgtagaaaatcattttttaaactgataaacataaaactaaaaactaaaaataatagACACAAAAGCCATAATGCAAGGAAAGCTCAAAATTGCATCAAATGCACAAATATATATTCCAAGGACAACACTTCTACTGCAAAAGGTCCCAATCTTCCATAGATCAAATAGAAGCATTTACCTGTAGCTACAAAATCATCATACCTTGATCaagttttaactaaaaaaaggaAGAATGGGAAGCACCTTGGGGTATAGAAAAACTAAAACACAAACGGTATAATTAAAATGATTGTAACATACCCATCTATAATGCTATCAAGATCTGTATCATCAAGAATTTTGTTGAGCTGACGCTGACACTGTGCACTTGTTTGCAGTATATTTTTCTGCTCTTCACCCAAGTTCGTCCCCTCTAGCAGCTTCCGAGAGAATATAATCCCAGAAAGTGGATTCCTAATTTGCCTCCTTATGTAAGCTAATACTTTCAACCTCTTGAGCGCTGTTTGTTCTGACAATCGTTGAACATGAAGAGCTTGTTGCAACTCATGGCTTGCGAGCTGCAGGAAACAAAAGAGTCCCGTGACTGCGCCCTCTTTATCTAACCTTTTGCTCACACAGAGTAAGCACTCCACATATTTCCCATAACGTGCAAAGAAACCAAAAGGAATCTTCTCAGATTCTTTACCAGTCATAGCATTGTTTAGTACAACTCCAAAATTTACAAAAGCTTCTTGATTCTTGAGACGGCAGCAAGCTGCCTGTGTCCCAAAAACCTCCCCTAATAGCATTTTATCAATAACATCATCACGTCGCCATCCAGTTAACTTTGTCATTGCAGAGTTCCACTCAGAACACCAGCCGAATTGATCCGTGCCAAATATTGGTGGGATCAATGGGTGAGGATTTTGGATAATCGCTCTATAGTCACCTTCAATTCGGGTGAACTTGTCCATAATACTTTTTTGTCCAGTTATATCCTGAGCAATAAAACAAACACCCACAACATTATCTCGAACATCCTTGCTTGCACATGCATTCACGATTAAGCTGATTGGACTAGAATCCCTTGACGGCCTATGTGTTTTTATTTCAAACTCtacatttctttcctctttccCTGGTAAAAGGGATGGTGTATTCGATTAAATGTACAGTACATAATTCATTGAACTGAATGGATAGACAAAAATCATGTAAACTAATAACTAGTCAAAACAATTAAATGGCGTAGACAATAAATCTTCATGAAAAGAGAGTCATAACATTAACGTAACACAGAGGGGGAAGCTCACAAAGATACGTACCCTGCAATGCTAATTCCAACATTTTTCTCACGGTATCAACTGATGAGTCCTCCACGAGAGTGAGCAAATGCTTCCCAATTGCTTCATCAACAAGAAGACCAGTTAACTCAGCAATTTTTGTGTTCCATCCATTGACGTGCCCATCCACATCAACTGCGAAGATAGGAACTGAAGCTGTTTCAATTAAGCGGACCATTTCAGCAGTGACTGCTTCTAGTTCCTGCATCCCATCTATcttaagatcattaagctttgtATGGATAATATTGGTATTTGAATTCACTGCATCAGCATCCTTGAAGGCATTTCTTAGTATAAGCTGCAAAGAGTGGATTGCATCCATCTCATAGTCCTTCCAGGGTATACTCCTTGTCTTGACAACTTCCAAGAATGCTTTGAATGATGACCTAGGATGCATTTTCCTGCCATCATCCTTCTCACCAGGTTCATGCTTTGCACCACCCCATCTAACTTCAGCAGCAGTGTGTGACCTGAACCAGAACATCCAGTCCTTATCAGATATTCTCACAGCCGCCATACCACACACAGCATCACCAAGAGCAAGAGCCCCAGGAAAACCAGCATCATACAAGCTATCTGTACTCAAGCCTGTGGAGTCTGTATGATACTCACAAAGCCATGATACTATATCGTGCAGCTGAAAGTCACTTGGGTTCATTCCTAACCGATGTATCTTGTTCCTATAGAGCAAAGCAGCACCATCACATTTGACTAGATCCATAATATTGGGGCTCTGTGACACGATACCTAGGGGAGCATCTCTCATCAGCATATCACACAAGAGAGTCTGAGTACGTAGAATATTTTTCTCAAGGAACTGATTTTCCAATTCCAGTTCTTTGTTAACGTGTATGGCGAAGACTTGTGCAAGAAACTCACACGCATACCTCAGGGGGAAGGGGACAAACCTTGGGGTGGTGTTGTGGCAGACAACGAGGCCCCAAAgcctttttctctt contains the following coding sequences:
- the LOC132044946 gene encoding phytochrome A, whose protein sequence is MSSSRPSQSSTTSSRSKHSARIIAQTSIDAKLHADFEESGESFDYSSSVRVTSVAGGEQRPKSDKVTTAYLHQIQKGNFIQPFGCLLALDEKTLKVIAFSENAPEMLTMVSHTVPSVGEHPALGIGTDIRTIFTGPSGAALQKALGFGEVSLLNPVLVHCKTSGKPFYAIVHRVTGSLIIDFEPVKPYEVPMTAAGALQSYKLAAKAITRLQSLPSGSIERLCDTMVQEVFELTGYDRVMAYKFHDDDHGEVVSEITKPALEPYLGLHYPATDIPQAARFLFMKNKVRMICDCQAKHVKVLQDEKLPFDLTLCGSTLRAPHYCHLQYMQNMNSIASLVMAVVVNDGDEEGESSDSSQSQKRKRLWGLVVCHNTTPRFVPFPLRYACEFLAQVFAIHVNKELELENQFLEKNILRTQTLLCDMLMRDAPLGIVSQSPNIMDLVKCDGAALLYRNKIHRLGMNPSDFQLHDIVSWLCEYHTDSTGLSTDSLYDAGFPGALALGDAVCGMAAVRISDKDWMFWFRSHTAAEVRWGGAKHEPGEKDDGRKMHPRSSFKAFLEVVKTRSIPWKDYEMDAIHSLQLILRNAFKDADAVNSNTNIIHTKLNDLKIDGMQELEAVTAEMVRLIETASVPIFAVDVDGHVNGWNTKIAELTGLLVDEAIGKHLLTLVEDSSVDTVRKMLELALQGKEERNVEFEIKTHRPSRDSSPISLIVNACASKDVRDNVVGVCFIAQDITGQKSIMDKFTRIEGDYRAIIQNPHPLIPPIFGTDQFGWCSEWNSAMTKLTGWRRDDVIDKMLLGEVFGTQAACCRLKNQEAFVNFGVVLNNAMTGKESEKIPFGFFARYGKYVECLLCVSKRLDKEGAVTGLFCFLQLASHELQQALHVQRLSEQTALKRLKVLAYIRRQIRNPLSGIIFSRKLLEGTNLGEEQKNILQTSAQCQRQLNKILDDTDLDSIIDGYLDLEMLEFKLHEVLVASISQVMMKSNGKNIMIVNDMVEDLLNETLYGDSLRLQQVLANFLLVSVNSTPSGGQLSISGTLTKDRIGESVQLALLEFRIRHTGGGVAEELLSQMFGSEADASEEGISLLISRKLVKLMNGEVQYLREAERSTFIISVELAVATKSSS